One part of the bacterium genome encodes these proteins:
- the rsmA gene encoding ribosomal RNA small subunit methyltransferase A: MSPAEIREFLERHGLAAHRGRGQNFLHDDELADKLARLAGVGPEDAVLEIGTGLGILTRALARHARRVVTIEIDSGLIRGLEADALLPEGVELVHADAVGLDWEPWLGGSPGPWRVVANLPYSAATPILRRLLDEGSRLAGWGVMVQRELAARVSADVGERDYGSFSVLHQLCARQTGALDLHGRCFYPVPRVVSRFVCMAPRFDRPSAAELDAVEGVVRAGFGHRRKTLANSLRRSGSVDVSRIEAACAEAGIDPRARAQTVRPPSWLALARAFHGGAIE; the protein is encoded by the coding sequence GTGAGTCCCGCCGAGATCCGGGAGTTTCTCGAGCGACACGGGCTGGCGGCCCATCGCGGGCGTGGGCAGAACTTCCTGCACGACGACGAGTTGGCCGACAAGCTTGCGCGCCTGGCTGGGGTGGGGCCCGAGGACGCGGTTCTCGAAATCGGAACCGGGTTGGGGATCCTCACCCGGGCACTGGCCAGGCATGCCCGAAGGGTCGTGACGATCGAGATCGACAGCGGCTTGATTCGCGGGCTCGAAGCCGATGCGTTGCTGCCGGAGGGTGTGGAACTCGTCCATGCGGACGCGGTCGGCCTCGACTGGGAACCCTGGCTTGGCGGGAGCCCGGGGCCATGGCGGGTGGTCGCGAACCTGCCGTATTCCGCGGCCACACCGATCCTGCGGCGCCTGCTCGATGAAGGCAGCCGGCTCGCTGGCTGGGGAGTGATGGTGCAGCGCGAGCTCGCGGCTCGCGTCAGTGCCGATGTGGGGGAGCGTGACTACGGCTCCTTTTCGGTGCTTCACCAACTATGCGCGCGTCAGACGGGCGCACTCGATCTCCATGGACGATGCTTCTACCCTGTGCCCCGCGTGGTCTCGAGATTCGTCTGCATGGCGCCGCGGTTCGACCGCCCTTCGGCGGCCGAGTTGGACGCGGTCGAGGGTGTGGTGAGGGCCGGCTTCGGCCATCGCCGCAAGACCCTCGCGAATTCCCTGCGCCGCTCCGGCAGCGTGGACGTCAGCCGTATCGAGGCGGCATGTGCCGAAGCGGGCATCGATCCCAGGGCCCGGGCGCAAACGGTGCGGCCGCCGAGTTGGCTGGCCCTGGCGCGTGCGTTCCATGGCGGGGCGATCGAATGA
- the tsaD gene encoding tRNA (adenosine(37)-N6)-threonylcarbamoyltransferase complex transferase subunit TsaD, which yields MTGGLVLGVESSCDEMAAAVVRASAGKTEVLASVVEGQAQVHRPYGGVVPELASRDHLRSVSSVADAALRNAGIQVADLDGVAVTAGPGLLGSLLVGLSFGKALAYRHDLPCVGVHHLAGHLAAAELCEPDLRSPYVGLVVSGGHTALYRVVAEGAPGILGETRDDAVGEAFDKVAKLLGLEYPGGPAVAQAAETGNAAAIPLPRPMQHDSNLDFSYSGLKTAVSLAVQEREPLSDADRSDLAASFEAAATDVLVTKARRAVAEQGVSHLAVVGGVAANRRLRWVMNQAGEEDGFHAVFPSPELCTDNAAMIAAAGARLLAQGERHGLELSAFSRVPLSQRPWS from the coding sequence ATGACCGGCGGTCTGGTTCTCGGCGTCGAGAGTTCTTGCGATGAGATGGCCGCCGCGGTGGTGCGGGCTTCCGCTGGCAAGACCGAAGTGCTGGCCAGTGTCGTCGAGGGCCAGGCCCAGGTTCATCGGCCCTACGGCGGGGTCGTTCCCGAGCTGGCCAGTCGCGATCACTTGCGCAGCGTTTCCTCCGTGGCGGACGCGGCGCTTCGCAATGCAGGCATCCAGGTGGCGGATCTCGACGGGGTGGCGGTGACCGCGGGGCCCGGCCTGCTCGGCTCGCTGCTGGTCGGGCTCTCCTTTGGCAAGGCGTTGGCCTATCGCCATGACCTGCCTTGTGTGGGCGTACACCATCTCGCCGGGCACCTGGCCGCCGCGGAATTGTGCGAGCCAGACCTTCGGTCTCCCTACGTGGGCCTGGTGGTTTCCGGTGGGCATACGGCGCTCTACCGGGTCGTGGCCGAGGGAGCTCCCGGGATTCTGGGCGAGACGCGGGATGACGCCGTGGGCGAAGCCTTCGACAAGGTCGCCAAGCTGCTGGGCCTCGAGTACCCCGGCGGCCCGGCGGTCGCCCAGGCCGCCGAGACGGGAAATGCGGCGGCCATCCCGCTACCGCGCCCGATGCAACACGATTCCAATCTCGACTTCTCGTACAGTGGGCTCAAGACGGCGGTCTCTCTTGCCGTGCAGGAACGCGAGCCGCTCAGTGACGCAGACCGATCGGATCTGGCCGCGTCGTTCGAGGCGGCTGCGACCGATGTGCTGGTGACCAAGGCGCGTCGCGCCGTGGCCGAGCAGGGTGTTTCGCATCTTGCCGTGGTCGGCGGCGTGGCAGCCAACCGTCGCTTGCGATGGGTGATGAACCAGGCAGGGGAGGAGGACGGCTTCCACGCTGTCTTTCCGTCGCCGGAGCTTTGCACGGACAACGCCGCGATGATTGCCGCGGCCGGCGCCAGGCTCCTGGCCCAGGGCGAACGCCACGGTCTCGAGCTCAGTGCCTTCAGTCGGGTCCCACTCTCTCAGCGCCCCTGGTCCTAG
- a CDS encoding conjugal transfer protein TraR — MRKRDLDKFLKLLTEQRQQLAGNAKRAVSGDIHLDPDDFPDEIDTASSEMNLAFMGRLRERERGLLSKIDHALEKIQDGVFGECESCGEDVGLKRLQARPVAELCIDCKSEQEKLERNLG; from the coding sequence GTGAGGAAGAGGGATCTCGACAAGTTTCTAAAGCTCCTGACGGAGCAACGCCAGCAACTGGCTGGCAACGCGAAGCGTGCGGTCTCCGGAGACATCCACCTCGACCCGGATGACTTCCCGGACGAGATCGATACGGCTTCGTCCGAAATGAATCTGGCCTTCATGGGGCGCCTCCGGGAGCGGGAGCGTGGCTTGTTGAGCAAGATCGATCACGCCCTCGAGAAGATCCAGGACGGCGTCTTCGGCGAGTGCGAGAGCTGCGGTGAGGACGTCGGGCTCAAGCGCCTTCAGGCGCGGCCCGTGGCCGAGCTCTGCATCGACTGCAAGTCCGAGCAAGAGAAGCTCGAGCGCAACCTCGGCTGA
- a CDS encoding tetratricopeptide repeat protein: MLMTFVMELRTSARRWASAGLLALLLPGLGGCVTVAEFRKLEYEVNRLKTQEGPVGDRARVADLSAEIDTLRSQLSQLEGRVEVGEHDARRALEEAQAARRDASGVQPAGPAAYAPGGAAPYAPPGDAAVPSGTAPAGPDGAAAAPGTGAPPPQGGAAPAVGKAAREELQAYRSGYDAWRTDDATVCVDRFRAFLQTYPSSAYSDDAAYWMADCYFKQGDYQTAILRFDDVASRYPTSDKAAEALYRQGEALLRLGPRYGQAAEKAFERVINEYPDSKLAQEAERQLRSLSAS; the protein is encoded by the coding sequence ATGCTGATGACATTCGTGATGGAACTGAGGACGTCGGCCCGGCGCTGGGCGAGTGCGGGGCTGTTGGCTCTGCTGCTCCCGGGCCTGGGCGGTTGTGTGACCGTGGCCGAGTTCCGCAAGCTCGAGTACGAGGTGAACCGGCTGAAGACCCAGGAGGGGCCGGTGGGAGATCGGGCCCGGGTGGCGGATCTGTCCGCCGAGATCGATACCTTGCGCAGCCAACTCTCTCAGCTCGAGGGTCGCGTCGAGGTGGGCGAGCATGATGCCAGGCGGGCGCTCGAGGAGGCTCAAGCCGCTCGCCGGGACGCCTCCGGGGTACAGCCCGCTGGCCCGGCCGCCTACGCGCCCGGGGGGGCCGCTCCGTACGCCCCGCCTGGGGACGCTGCGGTTCCGTCGGGAACGGCTCCGGCGGGTCCTGACGGTGCTGCCGCTGCACCGGGGACGGGCGCTCCGCCGCCGCAGGGAGGCGCTGCACCGGCCGTGGGCAAGGCGGCCCGGGAGGAACTCCAGGCCTACCGGAGTGGCTACGACGCCTGGCGAACGGACGATGCCACCGTCTGTGTTGACCGGTTCCGGGCTTTCCTGCAAACTTATCCGTCTTCTGCGTATTCCGACGACGCAGCCTATTGGATGGCCGATTGCTACTTCAAGCAAGGGGACTACCAGACTGCAATATTGCGCTTCGATGACGTGGCGAGTCGTTACCCGACCAGCGATAAGGCTGCGGAGGCGCTCTACCGACAAGGGGAGGCTCTTCTCCGACTCGGACCGCGTTATGGGCAAGCAGCGGAGAAGGCGTTCGAAAGGGTGATCAACGAGTACCCGGATTCGAAACTGGCGCAGGAGGCCGAGCGGCAGCTCCGCTCACTGAGCGCTAGCTAG
- the tolB gene encoding Tol-Pal system beta propeller repeat protein TolB, which produces MMRGFAAVLLIAFLTSIGGAWAQGRAPIEIVNPRDRTLKVAVQRFAQTSRGAERVSQELAAGLRAGLDFSGMFTEIREQAFLGPVASPRLDDRRPVSCDRWRQIGADALVQGEVQASADAVRVRFRVLDVARGCKSLKRNQFDAKPNQAGRIGKAVADDVVAAFTGRPGVSDTEITFASNRGGTKEIHVMDADGHKLRAATRNRSINSFPDWSPDGSSIAYTSYRHRNRPALFLLTRGRRSPGRILRNMKATGPIYRGTFSPDGNRLALVMSHRGATDIFTVGKGGAGLRNLTRHRAIDISPAWAPDGRRMAFVSDRTGSPQVYVMGSDGSGARRITYNGSYNTAPAWSPDGQWIAYESRIGGQFDIWLIDPEGQSNVPLISHGRSDEHPSWAPDGRKLAFSSTRRGRADIYVVDVNGDNLRRITNGGENTNPDWGPYRR; this is translated from the coding sequence ATGATGCGGGGGTTCGCGGCTGTGCTCCTGATCGCGTTTCTCACTTCCATTGGCGGCGCCTGGGCCCAGGGGCGCGCGCCGATCGAGATCGTCAATCCCCGCGACCGCACACTGAAGGTGGCGGTGCAGCGGTTCGCTCAGACCTCTCGCGGGGCTGAGCGTGTGAGCCAGGAGCTGGCGGCTGGCCTTCGTGCGGGGCTCGATTTTTCGGGGATGTTCACGGAGATTCGCGAACAGGCGTTTCTGGGGCCGGTGGCGAGCCCGCGCCTCGACGATCGCCGGCCTGTCTCCTGTGATCGCTGGCGGCAGATCGGCGCCGATGCCCTGGTGCAGGGGGAGGTGCAGGCCAGTGCGGACGCCGTGCGTGTGCGCTTTCGGGTGCTGGATGTGGCGCGCGGCTGCAAGAGCCTGAAACGCAATCAATTCGACGCCAAGCCGAACCAGGCAGGACGGATCGGCAAGGCCGTCGCGGACGATGTCGTGGCGGCGTTCACCGGGCGCCCGGGCGTTTCGGATACGGAGATCACGTTTGCGTCCAATCGCGGTGGCACCAAAGAGATCCACGTCATGGATGCCGACGGCCACAAGCTGCGGGCGGCCACCCGCAATCGCTCGATCAACTCCTTCCCGGATTGGTCCCCGGATGGTTCGTCGATCGCCTACACGAGCTACCGCCATCGCAATCGGCCCGCGCTGTTCCTGCTGACCCGCGGACGTCGCTCGCCGGGGCGGATCCTGCGCAACATGAAGGCCACGGGCCCGATCTACCGCGGCACGTTCAGTCCGGATGGCAATCGCCTGGCCCTGGTGATGAGCCACCGCGGGGCCACGGACATCTTCACGGTGGGCAAGGGTGGGGCGGGCTTGCGCAACCTCACCCGGCATCGGGCGATCGATATCTCGCCGGCCTGGGCACCGGATGGCCGCCGCATGGCCTTCGTTTCGGATCGCACAGGCTCGCCCCAGGTCTACGTGATGGGATCGGATGGGAGCGGGGCCCGGCGCATCACGTACAACGGCAGCTACAACACGGCGCCGGCCTGGTCGCCGGACGGCCAGTGGATCGCCTACGAGAGCCGGATCGGTGGGCAATTCGACATCTGGTTGATCGATCCTGAAGGCCAGTCGAACGTGCCTCTGATCAGCCACGGACGCAGTGATGAGCATCCGAGCTGGGCACCGGATGGTCGAAAGCTCGCTTTCTCCTCCACCCGGCGGGGCAGAGCGGATATCTACGTGGTCGATGTGAACGGAGACAACCTGCGACGCATCACCAACGGCGGCGAGAATACGAACCCGGACTGGGGGCCGTACCGCCGCTAG
- a CDS encoding TonB C-terminal domain-containing protein, with translation MDGILETWEDQRQRQYRRFVGFSAGVHLIAALFFLASPNWRSAERLPGVVRIDLVAVAPPAAVRRPAPKPKAVPKPKAVPKPKPKVKPVPKPPVVDKKVLPKDPVAKPAPKPPPPAPAEEAMEYDDVMAQLRKDAKEDFPEAAPQLASPAARVGPAGGPGRLISAEEAAWRERVRAYVLRGWVLAPGFRSQALVTTVDVRLSSSGDVVNTRVVQRSGNPWYDESVERAIQKAAPLPAPPESGSWQFRFSPTDLR, from the coding sequence GTGGATGGGATCCTGGAAACATGGGAGGACCAGCGCCAGCGGCAATATCGTCGCTTCGTCGGATTCTCGGCCGGGGTTCACCTGATCGCCGCGCTGTTCTTCCTCGCCAGCCCGAACTGGCGCAGCGCCGAGCGCTTGCCGGGTGTCGTGCGGATCGATCTGGTGGCGGTGGCGCCCCCTGCGGCGGTTCGCCGCCCGGCCCCAAAGCCCAAAGCGGTGCCCAAGCCCAAAGCGGTGCCAAAGCCAAAGCCGAAAGTGAAGCCCGTCCCCAAACCCCCCGTCGTAGACAAGAAAGTGCTGCCGAAAGATCCGGTCGCCAAGCCCGCCCCGAAGCCGCCCCCGCCCGCACCTGCAGAAGAAGCGATGGAGTACGACGACGTGATGGCTCAGCTACGCAAGGACGCGAAAGAGGATTTCCCGGAGGCGGCCCCGCAGCTGGCCTCACCGGCTGCCCGGGTCGGGCCGGCGGGTGGGCCGGGCCGTCTGATCTCCGCTGAAGAGGCCGCCTGGCGCGAGCGGGTACGAGCCTACGTGCTGCGAGGCTGGGTGCTGGCCCCGGGCTTTCGCAGCCAGGCTCTCGTCACGACCGTCGATGTCCGCCTCTCGAGCAGCGGCGACGTCGTGAACACGCGGGTCGTGCAGCGCTCGGGAAATCCCTGGTACGACGAGAGCGTCGAGCGAGCCATCCAGAAGGCGGCGCCGCTCCCGGCCCCTCCCGAATCGGGTAGCTGGCAATTCCGCTTCAGCCCGACGGATCTCCGATGA
- the tolR gene encoding protein TolR: MSEINVTPFVDVMLVLLIIFMVTAPMLQQGLDVDLPETTTQPLRMQDEPLILGVTKKGAYYLASVEIPFEELSEKLTAIFEATPDKEIFLRADKEAPYGLVVKAMAVAREAGARSLGIVTEPE; encoded by the coding sequence ATGTCCGAGATCAATGTCACGCCGTTCGTGGATGTGATGCTCGTGCTGCTGATCATCTTCATGGTCACGGCGCCGATGCTCCAGCAGGGCCTCGATGTCGACTTGCCCGAGACCACGACCCAACCCCTGCGGATGCAGGACGAGCCGCTGATCCTGGGTGTGACGAAGAAGGGTGCCTACTACCTGGCCAGCGTCGAGATCCCGTTCGAGGAGCTGAGCGAGAAGCTCACCGCCATTTTCGAGGCGACGCCGGACAAGGAAATCTTCTTGAGGGCGGACAAGGAGGCTCCCTACGGGCTGGTCGTGAAGGCGATGGCCGTGGCGCGAGAGGCCGGGGCCCGCAGCCTGGGAATCGTAACGGAACCCGAATAG
- a CDS encoding leucyl aminopeptidase — translation MEITASTRNPLEPEPELLAIPLTELDPARWRLPARVAALDKRLGGALSAALARGDFRGKRSETLLLYPHDGGANRVLLIGLGAESDLDGRALREAAGQAIHAARRARVSAPSLLAPSGRRMRAPALCQSLAEGAVLGVYRFDRYQNVSDENGNGAVERLQIHLEKSGDLRAARAGIQRGVILADSQNLARDLSNEPPNVMTPAKLAQTAGKMAKQVGLKARILEPTALKKHKLGALLAVAQGSHNKPRLIVLEHNAPKATRGKKKATRGRPTVCLVGKGVCFDSGGLSLKPAASMVKMKHDMSGGAAVIGAMQAIALLKIPLHVVGIVGAVENMPSGHAYRVDDILTSASGKTIEVTNTDAEGRLVLADCLHFAQNEFTPQAIIDLATLTGAASVALGPWAAAVVANHDRLAEAIVGAGETSGERFWQLPLWEAHRNHMKSKIADVRQTGGRDAGTITAGAFLSHFVAEGQPWAHLDIAAVADTALTSPTQGRGATGFGVRALLELLGGWKGVKLD, via the coding sequence ATGGAGATCACCGCATCCACCCGGAATCCCCTGGAACCCGAGCCGGAGTTGCTTGCCATCCCGCTGACGGAGCTCGATCCGGCCCGTTGGCGCCTTCCGGCCCGCGTGGCTGCGCTGGACAAGCGGCTGGGCGGAGCGTTGAGTGCGGCCCTGGCTCGAGGCGATTTCCGGGGAAAGCGAAGCGAGACGCTCCTGCTCTATCCCCACGATGGAGGCGCCAACCGGGTGCTGCTGATCGGGCTGGGCGCCGAATCGGACCTGGATGGACGGGCCCTGCGCGAGGCCGCCGGCCAGGCGATCCACGCAGCCCGGCGAGCCCGTGTCTCAGCTCCCTCCCTGCTGGCGCCGAGCGGCCGCCGCATGCGGGCGCCAGCGCTCTGCCAAAGCCTTGCCGAGGGAGCCGTGCTCGGCGTCTACCGCTTCGATCGCTACCAGAACGTCAGCGACGAAAATGGCAACGGCGCGGTCGAGCGGCTTCAGATCCATCTGGAGAAATCCGGTGATCTGCGCGCCGCGCGGGCGGGCATCCAGCGCGGCGTCATCCTGGCCGATTCCCAGAACCTGGCGCGGGATCTCTCCAACGAGCCGCCCAACGTCATGACACCTGCCAAGCTCGCCCAGACGGCCGGGAAGATGGCGAAACAGGTCGGGCTGAAGGCACGGATCCTCGAGCCGACCGCGTTGAAGAAGCACAAGCTGGGTGCCCTTCTCGCGGTCGCCCAGGGCAGCCACAACAAGCCGCGGCTGATCGTGCTCGAGCACAACGCCCCGAAGGCGACCCGCGGCAAGAAGAAAGCGACGCGTGGGCGGCCCACGGTCTGCCTGGTGGGCAAGGGCGTGTGCTTCGATTCGGGCGGACTCTCGCTCAAGCCCGCCGCGAGCATGGTGAAGATGAAGCACGACATGTCCGGAGGCGCGGCTGTGATCGGTGCCATGCAGGCCATCGCCTTGCTCAAGATTCCCTTGCACGTGGTAGGAATCGTCGGGGCGGTGGAGAACATGCCCAGTGGCCACGCCTACCGGGTCGACGACATCCTGACCAGCGCCTCGGGCAAGACCATCGAGGTGACGAATACCGATGCGGAGGGCCGTCTCGTGCTAGCCGATTGCCTGCACTTCGCCCAGAACGAATTCACGCCCCAGGCCATCATCGATCTGGCCACGCTCACCGGCGCGGCCTCGGTCGCGCTCGGGCCGTGGGCCGCGGCCGTCGTCGCGAACCACGACCGGCTCGCGGAAGCCATCGTCGGAGCCGGCGAGACGAGCGGGGAGCGCTTCTGGCAACTCCCTCTCTGGGAGGCCCATCGGAACCACATGAAGAGCAAGATCGCTGATGTGCGTCAGACCGGAGGTCGCGACGCCGGCACGATCACGGCAGGAGCCTTCCTCTCGCACTTCGTGGCAGAAGGTCAGCCCTGGGCGCATCTCGATATCGCCGCGGTCGCGGACACGGCGCTGACGAGCCCCACCCAGGGAAGGGGTGCTACGGGCTTCGGCGTTCGTGCCCTGCTCGAGCTGCTCGGCGGATGGAAGGGCGTGAAGCTCGACTAG
- a CDS encoding cytochrome c, which produces MTRILLALLASSFVFLAAPIGAADAEAGKASYNTFCTTCHGTTGKGDGPAGAALTPPPRDFSIGEFKYDADKNGTAGEDADLTLVIKNGAAAYGGNPVMAPWGHLDDAALANLVAFIRTLKE; this is translated from the coding sequence ATGACCCGTATCCTGCTTGCTCTGCTCGCCAGCTCGTTCGTTTTCCTGGCAGCGCCCATCGGGGCCGCCGACGCCGAAGCCGGCAAGGCCAGCTACAACACCTTTTGCACCACCTGCCACGGCACCACCGGCAAGGGCGATGGACCGGCCGGGGCCGCGTTGACCCCGCCGCCCCGGGATTTCTCGATCGGCGAGTTCAAATACGATGCGGACAAGAACGGTACGGCTGGCGAAGACGCCGACCTCACGCTGGTCATCAAGAACGGAGCTGCGGCCTATGGCGGCAACCCGGTGATGGCGCCCTGGGGACACCTGGACGATGCGGCTCTGGCCAACCTCGTTGCCTTTATCCGCACCTTGAAGGAATAG
- a CDS encoding sigma-70 family RNA polymerase sigma factor — protein sequence MPPADDRDTRLPVPTEPSAESLPAAPPSQLDPTDPLTRYMAELRQHAPISREEEHELAVRWREKGDAEAGRQLVLANLRLVVKIAMEYRRAWTQTLDLIQEGNVGLVQAVERFDPMAGTKLSTYAAYWIRAFILKYLIDNIRLVRVGSSRAQRKLFFRLGKEKRELERQGFEVAPKLLAERLDVTEQDVIEMEQRLSGSDLSLDAPVAGEDEEGARFGDFLAANPGQDAEATVVDQDLRRTFLEHVQKFSEELDEREQRIMSERVLAQDPRTLQEIGDELGLTRERIRQLEKGLVDRLREYLNENVVDFEYYAPGEE from the coding sequence ATGCCCCCCGCGGACGATCGCGATACCAGGCTTCCGGTTCCGACCGAGCCCTCGGCCGAGAGCCTCCCGGCTGCGCCCCCGAGCCAGCTCGATCCGACCGACCCGCTTACCCGCTACATGGCGGAGCTACGCCAGCACGCGCCGATCTCCCGAGAGGAGGAGCACGAACTGGCGGTGCGTTGGCGGGAAAAGGGTGATGCGGAGGCAGGCCGGCAGCTGGTCCTGGCCAATCTCCGGCTGGTGGTGAAGATCGCGATGGAATACCGCCGCGCCTGGACCCAGACGCTCGACCTCATCCAGGAGGGCAACGTGGGGCTGGTTCAGGCGGTCGAGCGCTTCGACCCGATGGCGGGCACGAAGCTCTCGACCTACGCCGCGTATTGGATCCGCGCCTTCATCCTCAAATACCTGATCGACAACATCCGGCTGGTGCGGGTGGGCTCGAGTCGGGCCCAGCGGAAGCTCTTCTTCCGGCTGGGAAAGGAGAAGCGCGAGCTGGAACGTCAGGGCTTCGAGGTGGCGCCGAAGCTCCTGGCCGAGCGACTGGATGTGACCGAGCAGGACGTCATCGAGATGGAGCAGAGGCTTTCGGGCAGCGATCTCTCGCTCGATGCTCCGGTCGCCGGGGAGGACGAGGAGGGGGCGCGCTTCGGCGACTTCCTGGCCGCCAACCCGGGGCAGGATGCGGAGGCCACCGTCGTCGATCAGGACCTGCGCCGCACGTTCCTGGAACACGTCCAGAAGTTCTCGGAAGAGCTCGACGAGCGGGAGCAGCGCATCATGAGCGAGCGCGTGCTCGCCCAGGATCCCCGCACCCTGCAGGAGATCGGCGACGAGCTGGGGCTGACCCGCGAACGCATCCGGCAGCTGGAGAAGGGGCTGGTGGATCGCCTGCGCGAATACCTGAACGAGAACGTCGTCGATTTCGAGTACTACGCCCCAGGCGAGGAGTGA
- a CDS encoding acylphosphatase (catalyzes the hydrolysis of acylphosphate) translates to MAETQQRRRLHVRGRVQGVAFRAATRETAARIGANGWVRNRNDGSVEAVIEGSANQVEAMLAFCREGPRFARVDELDVLTEPPEGLQGFEIR, encoded by the coding sequence ATGGCCGAGACCCAGCAAAGAAGAAGACTCCACGTGCGCGGCCGCGTTCAGGGCGTGGCGTTCCGCGCAGCCACCCGCGAGACCGCGGCCCGGATCGGCGCCAACGGCTGGGTGCGCAACCGGAACGATGGCAGCGTGGAGGCCGTGATCGAGGGAAGCGCAAACCAGGTGGAGGCCATGCTGGCCTTCTGTCGAGAGGGGCCCCGGTTCGCACGGGTCGACGAACTCGACGTCCTGACAGAACCACCTGAAGGCCTCCAGGGGTTCGAGATCCGATGA
- a CDS encoding DUF192 domain-containing protein, with amino-acid sequence MSRPLLMALLLLFLPIACETKEEAADGPEPRQAAVEIGIHRVDVDLADTPMRRQRGLSGRPSLAAGRGMLFPYDPPGRPAFWMPDMHFDIDIVWIHAGRILAVEADIPHRVSPPLPRYSPPGPIDLVLEVPAGTAERNGWQAGDAVRVDPKPSYRPSAAD; translated from the coding sequence ATGAGCAGGCCTCTCCTCATGGCCCTCCTCCTGCTGTTCCTCCCCATCGCGTGCGAGACGAAGGAAGAGGCGGCCGATGGGCCCGAACCCCGCCAGGCGGCGGTCGAGATCGGCATCCACCGGGTCGATGTCGACCTGGCCGATACGCCGATGCGCCGCCAACGCGGGCTCTCCGGGCGGCCTTCCCTGGCCGCCGGGCGCGGCATGCTCTTCCCCTATGACCCGCCGGGTCGCCCCGCCTTCTGGATGCCCGACATGCATTTCGACATCGACATCGTCTGGATCCACGCGGGAAGGATCCTCGCAGTGGAGGCCGACATCCCCCACCGGGTATCGCCCCCGCTCCCGCGCTACAGCCCTCCGGGCCCCATCGACCTCGTCCTCGAAGTCCCGGCCGGCACGGCTGAACGCAATGGCTGGCAAGCGGGGGACGCCGTGCGAGTCGATCCGAAACCAAGCTATCGGCCCAGCGCAGCCGACTAG